In Erigeron canadensis isolate Cc75 chromosome 6, C_canadensis_v1, whole genome shotgun sequence, the following are encoded in one genomic region:
- the LOC122605393 gene encoding calmodulin-7-like isoform X1, which translates to MADQLTDDQISEFKEAFSLFDKDGDGCITTKELGTVMRSLGQNPTEAELQDMINEVDADGNGTIDFPEFLNLMARKMKDTDSEEELKEAFRVFDKDQNGFISAAELRHVMTNLGEKLTDEEVDEMIREADVDGDGQINYEEFVKIMMAKRKRKEATMKSRIKSKSFWKRSRGSCVVL; encoded by the exons ATGGCAGATCAACTTACTGATGATCAGATCTCTGAATTCAAGGAAGCTTTCAGCTTGTTTGATAAAGATGGAGATG GTTGTATTACTACCAAGGAACTTGGGACAGTTATGAGGTCTCTTGGACAAAATCCAACCGAGGCTGAACTCCAAGACATGATCAACGAGGTTGATGCCGACGGAAACGGTACTATTGATTTCCCTGAGTTTCTTAATCTGATGGCCAGAAAAATGAAGGACACGGACTCTGAGGAGGAGCTTAAGGAGGCTTTCAGGGTGTTTGACAAGGACCAAAACGGCTTCATTTCTGCAGCTGAGCTTCGTCATGTTATGACGAATCTTGGTGAGAAACTCACTGATGAGGAAGTTGATGAGATGATTCGTGAGGCTGATGTGGATGGTGATGGCCAGATCAACTATGAGGAATTCGTCAAGATCATGATGGCCAA AAGGAAAAGGAAGGAAGCAACCATGAAATCAAGAATAAAGTCAAAGAGTTTTTGGAAAAGATCTCGTGGAAGCTGTGTTGTCTTATGA
- the LOC122604308 gene encoding uncharacterized protein LOC122604308: MVIKTAKGDIACDRDAVYDVFGITKGETVILYTPSLEKSDFVTLWSKQFQVSSKFVRNKMVSSRITGDFPADKVFIMNVLMLFVNTMVISSGNRYNLDVLHHVDLDVDLRSYDWCGFVLHYLKLSKQYWDRNSPYRNPYYGPATFLCLLYLDRTKCDSLPVIRERPIFKNLVGLMKARENKEVAMCSFGQLDLFPIVSEKEKEDEGFFANDELKHVSSYSKEVLLL; this comes from the exons atggttattaaGACTGCTAAGGGTGATATTGCTTGTGATAGAGACGCGGTATATGACGTCTTTGGAATTACAAAGGGTGAGACTGTGATACTCTATACTCCATCACTTGAGAAATCCGATTTTGTTACCTTATGGTCGAAACAGTTTCAAGTTAGTAGCAAATTTGTTAGGAATAAGATGGTATCTTCTAGGATTACGGGGGATTTTCCGGCAGACAAGGTTTTTATAATGAATGTGCTCATGCTTTTTGTGAATACAATGGTGATATCATCGGGCAATAGATATAATCTTGATGTGTTGCATCATGTTGACCTTGATGTTGATCTGCGGTCCTATGATTGGTGTGGTTTTGTGTTACATTATTTGAAGTTAAGTAAGCAATACTGGGATCGGAACTCTCCATATCGTAATCCTTATTATGGACCTGCAACCTTTCTTTGT TTGTTGTATCTAGACCGCACAAAATGTGACTCTCTCCCTGTCATTAGAGAGCGTCCCATATTCAAGAATTTGGTTGGTTTGATGAAGGCTAGGGAAAACAAAGAAGTTGCAATGTGTTCATTTGGGCAGTTGGATCTTTTTCCCATTGTTagtgaaaaggaaaaagaagatgaGGGATTTTTTGCAAATGATGAACTGAAGCATGTCAGTAGTTATTCGAAAGAGGTATTATTATTGTGA
- the LOC122605393 gene encoding calmodulin-7-like isoform X2 yields MADQLTDDQISEFKEAFSLFDKDGDGCITTKELGTVMRSLGQNPTEAELQDMINEVDADGNGTIDFPEFLNLMARKMKDTDSEEELKEAFRVFDKDQNGFISAAELRHVMTNLGEKLTDEEVDEMIREADVDGDGQINYEEFVKIMMANMVLA; encoded by the exons ATGGCAGATCAACTTACTGATGATCAGATCTCTGAATTCAAGGAAGCTTTCAGCTTGTTTGATAAAGATGGAGATG GTTGTATTACTACCAAGGAACTTGGGACAGTTATGAGGTCTCTTGGACAAAATCCAACCGAGGCTGAACTCCAAGACATGATCAACGAGGTTGATGCCGACGGAAACGGTACTATTGATTTCCCTGAGTTTCTTAATCTGATGGCCAGAAAAATGAAGGACACGGACTCTGAGGAGGAGCTTAAGGAGGCTTTCAGGGTGTTTGACAAGGACCAAAACGGCTTCATTTCTGCAGCTGAGCTTCGTCATGTTATGACGAATCTTGGTGAGAAACTCACTGATGAGGAAGTTGATGAGATGATTCGTGAGGCTGATGTGGATGGTGATGGCCAGATCAACTATGAGGAATTCGTCAAGATCATGATGGCCAA catggtactcgcGTAA